One stretch of Thermanaerosceptrum fracticalcis DNA includes these proteins:
- a CDS encoding 3-keto-5-aminohexanoate cleavage protein produces the protein MGNKVIITIAPTGNVPTKEMNPHLPVTPQEIADQIYECWKEGASVAHIHARDKEGKPTSDVNVYREILERLAEKKDCDIITQLSTGGRAGNSYLERGQMICLKPEMASLATGSSNFPTKANLNDPETIAYLAGQMRAYGVKPEIEVFDTAMLANAMQLVKQGVIDWPLQINLVLGVPGSQPASFQQLFFLYQNLPQGATWTVSAIGKDHVPLSTMALALGGNVRVGLEDNIYYSKGVLATNVSLVRRIKNIALAMGKEIATPEEARQILGLEILHK, from the coding sequence ATGGGAAACAAAGTAATTATAACGATAGCGCCAACAGGCAATGTGCCAACCAAAGAGATGAATCCCCATCTCCCCGTAACGCCCCAAGAAATTGCAGATCAAATATATGAATGCTGGAAAGAAGGAGCGTCAGTTGCCCATATTCATGCCAGGGACAAAGAAGGCAAACCAACCTCGGATGTGAATGTTTACAGGGAGATTTTAGAGCGTTTGGCGGAGAAAAAGGATTGTGACATTATTACACAGCTCTCTACAGGGGGCCGGGCAGGAAACTCTTACCTGGAAAGGGGACAAATGATTTGTCTTAAACCCGAGATGGCCAGTCTGGCTACAGGGTCATCCAATTTTCCGACCAAGGCAAATTTGAACGACCCTGAGACTATTGCTTATTTGGCGGGACAAATGCGAGCTTATGGTGTGAAACCTGAAATAGAAGTTTTTGACACAGCGATGCTGGCAAATGCCATGCAGCTTGTCAAACAGGGTGTCATCGACTGGCCCCTGCAAATTAACCTTGTTCTCGGTGTGCCTGGTTCCCAACCCGCTAGTTTCCAACAGCTTTTCTTTCTGTATCAGAATCTACCCCAAGGTGCTACGTGGACCGTATCTGCCATTGGGAAAGACCATGTGCCGTTATCGACCATGGCGCTGGCCTTAGGCGGCAATGTGCGCGTGGGCTTGGAAGATAACATTTATTACAGTAAAGGTGTTTTAGCTACCAATGTTAGTCTGGTGCGAAGAATTAAAAATATCGCTCTGGCTATGG
- a CDS encoding aspartate aminotransferase family protein, whose product MDNVFYRNLRKSYPEVDYGKGIYLYDKEGKKYIDACSGSAVANLGHGHPRVIKAMTEQAEKVAFTHLSRWTSGPVKELADLVAHLAPGSLNKLYLVSGGSEATESALKMARQYYLERDGKSSKYRIISRWQSFHGNTIGALSMTGDKRRKKYSPLLLNFPHVAPAYCYRCSFDKDQETCSVECALDLERAIKLEGADTIAAFIAEPVVGAACGALVPHKDYFKIIRQICDHYDILFIADEVMTGFGRTGSMFAIEEWGVVPDLICVAKGMSAGYSPLGGVIAKDEIYEVFKNGSGSFVHGHTYGGNPLSAAVAVAVVKTILEDNLVENSRNVGEYLLTQLQEKLLPFWYVGDVRGKGLMQGVEIVKNKDTKEPFPASLNIAEKLTVTLMDFGVIVYPGNGMADGENGDQFLLAPPLIMTRAEADELVERMEGGFREFEKRISQYK is encoded by the coding sequence ATGGATAATGTTTTTTACCGGAACTTGCGCAAAAGCTATCCGGAAGTTGACTACGGTAAAGGTATATATTTATATGATAAGGAGGGGAAAAAGTATATTGACGCCTGTTCAGGTTCAGCCGTGGCCAACCTGGGCCATGGACATCCCCGTGTAATAAAAGCCATGACAGAGCAGGCCGAAAAAGTAGCTTTTACCCATTTATCCAGATGGACCTCCGGTCCTGTCAAAGAACTGGCCGATCTTGTAGCTCACCTGGCTCCCGGTTCATTAAACAAGTTATATCTGGTCTCGGGTGGTTCTGAAGCCACCGAATCAGCCCTCAAAATGGCACGTCAGTACTATTTGGAACGGGACGGCAAGTCGTCTAAGTACCGCATCATTTCCCGCTGGCAGAGTTTTCATGGCAACACCATAGGCGCCCTTTCCATGACAGGCGATAAACGGCGCAAAAAATATTCGCCTTTACTTCTGAATTTTCCCCATGTGGCGCCGGCCTACTGTTATCGCTGCTCCTTTGATAAAGACCAAGAAACATGCAGTGTGGAATGTGCCCTGGATTTAGAGAGAGCAATAAAGCTGGAAGGGGCCGATACCATTGCCGCCTTTATAGCCGAGCCCGTTGTGGGTGCGGCCTGCGGGGCCCTGGTGCCTCATAAGGACTATTTTAAAATAATCCGGCAGATTTGCGATCATTACGATATCCTGTTCATTGCCGATGAAGTAATGACCGGTTTTGGCCGCACCGGTTCCATGTTCGCCATAGAGGAGTGGGGAGTGGTGCCTGATTTGATTTGTGTGGCCAAAGGCATGAGCGCCGGATATTCACCCCTGGGCGGTGTTATTGCTAAAGATGAGATTTACGAGGTTTTTAAAAACGGTTCGGGTTCCTTTGTCCACGGCCATACTTACGGCGGAAATCCCTTATCGGCTGCCGTAGCTGTGGCTGTAGTCAAGACCATCCTGGAAGATAATCTGGTAGAAAATTCCCGCAACGTGGGAGAGTATCTCTTAACACAACTACAGGAAAAATTACTGCCATTCTGGTATGTGGGTGATGTACGTGGTAAAGGCCTGATGCAAGGGGTAGAAATCGTTAAGAATAAAGATACTAAGGAACCTTTCCCTGCTTCCCTGAATATTGCTGAGAAACTTACCGTAACTTTGATGGATTTCGGCGTCATCGTATATCCCGGCAACGGTATGGCCGATGGAGAGAATGGCGACCAGTTCTTATTGGCACCTCCCCTGATTATGACCAGGGCGGAAGCCGATGAACTGGTGGAGCGGATGGAAGGGGGCTTCCGTGAGTTTGAAAAAAGGATCTCTCAGTATAAGTGA
- a CDS encoding TAXI family TRAP transporter solute-binding subunit, with protein MRKKSIAMLVLVIFAISIALTGCSGGSKSQPQKEEKPKVAQLFLLTGSTGGTYYPLGGAMANTWNKHLAGKVQVTSQPSGASVENLKRIGKGEAQLGMAMNNIADQAWKGEGDAFKDTGAIKNFRTIGVIYPEVYQGIAAADSKIESIADLKGKKVAIGPTGSGTAVISKDIFAEYGLKLEDFKPEYAGFGDAAGKFKDGHIDANFGVLSVPAAAIQDVMTVRKIKIIEIKGDMFEKLKAKYPFFSQYVIPAGTYGNEKDAYTINMQAALYCKADLPEDLVYDLTKVFYEQSAEIAAAHAAGKYIKLEKALDGITTPLHPGAVKYYKEKGIKIPDNIMPK; from the coding sequence ATGAGGAAGAAAAGTATTGCAATGCTAGTCCTGGTTATCTTCGCTATAAGCATTGCCCTCACCGGCTGCAGCGGCGGCAGTAAAAGCCAGCCGCAGAAGGAAGAGAAACCCAAGGTAGCTCAATTGTTCCTGCTTACCGGTTCCACAGGGGGTACCTACTATCCTTTAGGGGGAGCCATGGCCAATACCTGGAACAAGCATCTGGCCGGTAAAGTCCAGGTTACTTCCCAGCCTTCCGGCGCCTCGGTAGAAAACCTCAAACGGATTGGTAAAGGTGAAGCCCAGTTGGGTATGGCCATGAACAACATCGCAGACCAGGCCTGGAAAGGTGAAGGTGATGCCTTCAAGGATACAGGAGCTATTAAGAACTTCCGCACTATCGGTGTTATTTATCCCGAAGTATATCAAGGGATTGCCGCAGCAGATAGTAAAATTGAATCCATTGCTGATTTAAAAGGAAAGAAAGTGGCTATCGGTCCTACGGGCAGCGGTACAGCCGTCATTTCCAAGGATATTTTTGCTGAATATGGACTTAAACTTGAAGATTTCAAACCCGAATACGCCGGTTTTGGTGATGCGGCAGGTAAGTTTAAAGACGGCCATATTGATGCCAACTTTGGTGTACTGAGTGTACCGGCAGCCGCTATCCAGGACGTTATGACTGTACGCAAGATCAAGATTATTGAAATCAAAGGCGACATGTTTGAGAAGCTAAAAGCTAAATACCCCTTCTTCAGCCAGTATGTGATTCCCGCCGGTACCTACGGTAATGAGAAAGATGCTTACACCATTAACATGCAGGCGGCCTTATACTGTAAAGCAGACCTGCCTGAAGACCTGGTCTATGATTTAACTAAAGTTTTCTATGAACAAAGTGCCGAAATTGCTGCCGCCCATGCTGCAGGTAAGTACATTAAACTGGAAAAAGCTTTGGACGGTATCACTACTCCTCTTCATCCCGGTGCGGTAAAGTACTATAAAGAAAAAGGGATTAAGATTCCTGACAATATTATGCCGAAATAA